One window of the Candidatus Goldiibacteriota bacterium HGW-Goldbacteria-1 genome contains the following:
- a CDS encoding aconitate hydratase, whose protein sequence is MKGTITEKILKAHLTSGRLISGEEIGIKIDQTLTQDATGTMAYLEFLNFNVSKIGTKLSVSYVDHNTLQSGFENADDHAFLQSVAEKYGLWFSKPGNGICHQVHLERFGRPGWTLVGSDSHTPTAGGLGMLAIGVGGLDVAASLAGYPFNLKCPEVIGVKLTGKLKPWSSAKDVILLLLQMLSVKGGVGKIFEYFGEGVKTLSVPERAVITNMGAELGATTSIFPSDNNTKAFLAAFGRAKDFKQLLPDKDAQYSKVIEIDLAKVEPMIAQPHMPDNVKKVKEIKDKKVNQVILGSCTNSSYKDLMTAAAILKGNKVNKDVSFVIAPGSKTIMDAMIKNGAFAIFLEAGARIIESACGPCIGMGQAPSSGAVSVRTFNRNFKGRSGTNDAEIYLASVETAVAAALTGKITDPSKLGKYPAVKPLIKFPINNSLLLKPLSPAKRKSVKIVMGPNIKPLPESSPLAQSLKAKVIAAFGDNITTDDIMPAGAKILPLRSNIPEISKHVFVKLDSKFYEKALANKPGVIVGGENYGQGSSREHAALAPMYLGIKAVIVKSFARIHKANLINFGILPLTFKNPEDYAKCKEGVAINFENLAASIKNGSDIASVLENGTKITLTYSLSERDREILLAGGTIDYIKRLIK, encoded by the coding sequence ATGAAAGGTACAATCACAGAAAAAATATTAAAAGCTCATCTGACATCCGGCAGGCTTATATCCGGCGAGGAAATAGGGATAAAAATAGACCAGACGCTGACACAGGACGCCACCGGTACAATGGCTTACCTTGAATTTTTAAATTTTAATGTTTCAAAAATCGGCACAAAACTCTCCGTCAGCTATGTGGACCACAACACCCTGCAGAGCGGGTTTGAAAACGCGGACGACCACGCTTTTTTACAGTCAGTGGCGGAAAAATACGGCCTGTGGTTTTCCAAACCAGGCAACGGCATATGCCATCAGGTACACCTTGAAAGGTTCGGGCGCCCGGGCTGGACACTTGTAGGGTCAGATTCCCATACACCCACCGCAGGCGGCCTTGGAATGCTGGCGATTGGCGTGGGCGGCCTTGACGTGGCAGCATCGCTTGCGGGCTACCCTTTTAATTTAAAATGCCCCGAAGTAATAGGGGTAAAACTTACCGGCAAGTTAAAACCCTGGTCATCAGCAAAAGACGTAATTTTATTATTACTGCAGATGCTGTCCGTAAAAGGCGGCGTGGGTAAAATATTTGAATACTTCGGCGAAGGGGTAAAAACACTTTCCGTTCCTGAACGCGCGGTTATCACCAATATGGGCGCGGAGCTTGGCGCCACCACATCCATCTTTCCTTCGGATAATAATACCAAAGCTTTCCTGGCAGCTTTCGGCAGGGCAAAAGATTTTAAACAGTTATTGCCGGATAAAGACGCGCAGTATTCAAAAGTTATAGAAATAGACCTTGCAAAAGTAGAACCCATGATTGCACAGCCGCACATGCCTGACAACGTGAAAAAAGTAAAAGAAATTAAGGATAAAAAAGTTAATCAGGTAATTCTTGGCAGCTGCACCAACAGTTCTTATAAAGACTTAATGACAGCCGCGGCGATATTAAAAGGTAATAAAGTAAACAAGGATGTATCTTTTGTAATTGCCCCCGGTTCCAAGACTATCATGGACGCCATGATTAAAAACGGCGCTTTTGCAATATTTCTGGAAGCGGGCGCGCGTATCATTGAATCTGCCTGCGGGCCGTGCATTGGAATGGGACAGGCGCCTTCAAGCGGCGCGGTTTCTGTCAGAACTTTCAACCGCAACTTTAAAGGGCGTTCCGGCACCAATGACGCGGAAATATACCTTGCAAGCGTGGAAACAGCCGTGGCAGCAGCCCTTACGGGTAAAATAACAGACCCCTCAAAACTTGGCAAATACCCGGCAGTTAAACCGCTTATTAAGTTCCCAATAAATAATTCACTTTTATTAAAACCGCTGTCCCCGGCAAAAAGAAAATCCGTAAAAATTGTCATGGGGCCAAACATTAAACCGCTTCCTGAATCATCCCCTCTTGCGCAGTCATTAAAGGCAAAGGTAATCGCCGCGTTCGGCGATAACATTACCACAGACGACATAATGCCGGCGGGAGCAAAGATACTGCCGTTAAGAAGCAATATTCCGGAAATTTCAAAACACGTCTTTGTTAAGCTTGATTCAAAGTTTTATGAAAAAGCTCTTGCCAATAAACCCGGTGTGATTGTGGGCGGGGAAAATTACGGCCAGGGAAGCTCGCGCGAACACGCCGCCCTTGCGCCTATGTATCTTGGCATAAAAGCGGTTATCGTAAAATCATTTGCCCGTATTCACAAAGCAAACCTAATAAACTTTGGTATTCTTCCCCTTACTTTCAAAAATCCCGAAGATTACGCAAAATGTAAAGAAGGCGTTGCCATAAATTTTGAAAATCTTGCGGCGTCAATAAAAAACGGCAGTGACATAGCATCAGTATTGGAAAACGGCACAAAAATAACACTTACATATTCACTGTCAGAACGCGACCGCGAAATTCTTCTTGCCGGCGGGACGATAGATTATATTAAGAGACTTATTAAGTAA
- a CDS encoding aminotransferase — protein MRKKYIMAPGPTEVPAEVLVEAAKPVIHHRTPQYRKILTEVVDGMKYVLGTENNVYVIGASGTGAMEMAVANTVNAGDKIIVASIGVFGDRWDAIAKVYGANIVKIAAEWGTAVKPAELKKALDENPDAVAVFTTLNETSTGVYNDIEAFGKLTANHKALLVVDGISGIGAQPFYMDKWNVDIIAVGSQKGLMIPPGLAYIAASKKAWAVIENCKSPKFYFDMKKYEKATTKEKMPDTPFTSAVSLVCQQAAALKLIKEEGIEKVWERHEKLSKAVREGIKALGLELFAKENPAVVLCSVVVPEGIDGKLLMKKIRDEYGISMAGGQGKMEGKLLRIGTLGYTDRFDAVMGVAAAEMALKDMGAKIEIGKGVKRTMEVLMEEKY, from the coding sequence ATGAGAAAAAAGTACATCATGGCACCCGGACCCACAGAAGTACCCGCAGAAGTCCTTGTAGAAGCGGCAAAACCGGTAATTCACCACAGAACCCCGCAGTATCGCAAGATTTTAACAGAAGTTGTGGATGGAATGAAATATGTATTGGGTACTGAAAATAATGTGTATGTAATCGGCGCAAGCGGAACAGGCGCAATGGAAATGGCTGTTGCCAATACCGTTAATGCCGGGGATAAAATCATAGTGGCTTCCATCGGCGTTTTTGGCGACAGATGGGATGCAATTGCAAAAGTTTACGGCGCCAATATAGTTAAAATTGCCGCGGAATGGGGAACTGCTGTAAAACCGGCAGAGCTTAAAAAAGCGCTTGATGAAAACCCGGACGCGGTTGCGGTATTTACCACCCTTAATGAAACGTCAACAGGCGTTTATAATGACATTGAAGCATTTGGAAAACTGACAGCAAACCACAAGGCACTTCTTGTAGTGGACGGGATAAGCGGAATTGGCGCCCAGCCTTTTTATATGGATAAGTGGAACGTGGATATAATTGCTGTGGGCTCGCAGAAAGGCCTTATGATACCGCCGGGGCTTGCTTATATAGCTGCAAGCAAAAAAGCATGGGCTGTAATTGAAAACTGCAAATCACCTAAATTCTATTTTGACATGAAAAAATATGAAAAAGCAACAACCAAGGAAAAAATGCCTGATACGCCTTTCACATCAGCTGTGTCTTTAGTATGCCAGCAGGCTGCCGCGCTTAAACTTATAAAGGAAGAAGGAATTGAAAAGGTATGGGAACGCCATGAAAAACTTTCAAAAGCGGTGCGCGAAGGCATTAAGGCGCTTGGCCTTGAACTGTTCGCCAAAGAAAATCCCGCTGTTGTCCTCTGCTCGGTGGTTGTACCTGAAGGCATTGACGGCAAGTTGCTTATGAAAAAAATCCGCGATGAATACGGAATTTCTATGGCAGGCGGACAGGGAAAGATGGAAGGCAAGTTATTAAGAATAGGCACGCTTGGATACACAGACAGGTTTGACGCGGTTATGGGCGTTGCGGCGGCAGAGATGGCGCTTAAAGACATGGGCGCAAAGATAGAAATAGGAAAAGGCGTTAAAAGGACAATGGAAGTCCTTATGGAAGAAAAATACTAA
- a CDS encoding phosphoglycerate dehydrogenase encodes MQKIFISDKLSDDALKLLENEKSVEYTMKPGLTEDELAEELKNYDALIIRSGTTVTAKVLSKTTRLKIIGRAGVGVDNVDIQTASQKGIIVMNTPDANTLSTCEQTIALIMATARNTPQAYASLKAKKWDRSKLTGIELYGKTLGVVGLGRIGAEVAKRMESFGMKIIGYDPFVTKEKADAMGIEVMELAELYKQADIITIHVPKTKDTKDLIGKAQIDTMKKSVILINCARGGIINEQALYEALKSGRIQKAALDVFDKEPPFDSPLLELENIILTPHLGASTVEAQEKVGTGIIDQVVEALKGGMVRNAVNIPAIDPELLKEMQPYLNLNEKLGSFVAQIVEGNIKSMTVEYSGSVTGYDLKILTIAAIKGILMPASSDGVNYVNANILAKARGIEVIQKTTDIKSDFPNMISVTIETDKEKRKVYGVLSINKEARIVKVDNFEMEITPEKNMLIYKNVDKPGIIGRVGTILGEKGVNIASFDVGRCREDKVAMGIITVDSDVPKDVVDSIKNVADILEIKSVVL; translated from the coding sequence ATGCAGAAAATATTTATCAGCGACAAATTAAGCGATGATGCTTTAAAGCTGCTTGAAAATGAAAAGAGTGTTGAATACACAATGAAGCCGGGTCTGACCGAAGATGAACTTGCGGAAGAACTGAAAAACTATGACGCGCTTATTATAAGAAGCGGCACTACGGTTACCGCCAAAGTGCTTTCCAAGACCACAAGGCTGAAAATTATCGGCCGCGCCGGAGTGGGCGTTGACAATGTGGATATTCAGACCGCAAGCCAGAAGGGTATTATTGTCATGAACACGCCGGACGCAAATACGCTTTCAACCTGCGAGCAGACAATAGCCCTTATCATGGCAACCGCAAGAAATACGCCGCAGGCGTACGCGTCGCTTAAGGCAAAAAAATGGGACCGCAGCAAACTTACAGGCATTGAATTATACGGAAAGACCCTTGGCGTTGTGGGCCTTGGCAGGATAGGCGCGGAAGTGGCAAAAAGAATGGAATCTTTTGGAATGAAGATAATAGGTTATGACCCGTTTGTCACAAAAGAAAAAGCGGATGCTATGGGGATTGAAGTGATGGAACTGGCCGAGCTTTATAAACAGGCGGATATCATCACCATCCATGTCCCAAAGACAAAAGACACAAAGGACCTGATAGGAAAAGCACAGATAGACACAATGAAAAAAAGCGTAATCCTTATCAACTGCGCGCGCGGCGGCATTATCAACGAGCAGGCGCTGTATGAAGCTTTAAAATCCGGAAGGATTCAGAAAGCCGCCCTTGACGTTTTTGATAAAGAACCTCCTTTTGACAGCCCGCTTCTGGAACTTGAAAATATCATACTTACCCCTCACCTTGGCGCGTCAACTGTTGAAGCTCAGGAAAAAGTGGGTACGGGTATTATTGATCAGGTGGTGGAAGCGTTAAAAGGCGGCATGGTAAGAAACGCGGTTAATATCCCCGCAATAGACCCGGAACTGTTAAAAGAAATGCAGCCTTACCTGAACCTGAACGAAAAGCTTGGAAGCTTTGTGGCGCAGATTGTTGAAGGCAATATAAAGAGCATGACGGTGGAATACAGCGGAAGCGTGACCGGTTATGACCTTAAGATACTTACCATTGCGGCTATAAAGGGAATTCTTATGCCCGCTTCAAGCGACGGGGTAAATTACGTTAATGCCAACATCCTTGCAAAAGCCAGGGGCATTGAAGTAATTCAGAAGACAACAGATATAAAGAGCGACTTCCCAAACATGATAAGCGTGACAATAGAGACAGATAAAGAAAAGAGAAAAGTATACGGTGTGCTGTCCATAAACAAAGAAGCCAGGATAGTAAAAGTGGATAACTTTGAAATGGAAATTACGCCGGAAAAGAACATGTTAATCTATAAGAACGTGGATAAACCCGGTATTATCGGGCGCGTTGGTACCATCCTTGGCGAAAAGGGCGTAAACATAGCGTCGTTTGACGTAGGCCGCTGCAGGGAAGACAAAGTGGCAATGGGTATAATCACCGTTGACAGCGACGTCCCCAAAGACGTGGTTGACAGTATTAAAAACGTGGCAGACATTCTGGAGATAAAGTCAGTAGTTTTATAA
- a CDS encoding 1,4-alpha-glucan branching enzyme encodes MAAGKVVHGISVFTEHDVYLYKEGNHFRLYDKMGSHVRTVNGETGVNFAVWAPNAKHVSVIGNFNNWDSTAHALTMRWDDSGIWEGFIPGIGKGEIYKYHIVSNHNDYRADKGDPFGLSWEIAPKTASVVWDTDYNWSDDEWMKERHKKNALNAPMSIYEVHLGSWRKTGDGLESLGYKETALQLAEYCKYMGFTHVELMPVMEHPFFASWGYQVVGFFAPTSRYGTPQDFMYFVEHMHKNGIGVILDWVPSHFPSDEYGLMYFDGTHLYEHADPRQGFHPDWGSAIFNYGRHEVINFLISNALFWLDKYHIDGLRVDAVASMLYLDYSRKEGEWIPNKFGGRENLEAIDFLKKFNETVYKEYPDTQTIAEESTSWPMVTRPLYAGGLGFGFKWNMGWMNDTLSYFSKDTVYRKWHQNNLTFSMMYAFTENFMLPLSHDEVVHLKGSLIKKMPGDDWQKFANLRALLSYMWFHPGKKMLFMGDEFGQWEEWNVNVSLNWESAGYYNHDGVKKMVKKLNELYVSEPGLNKHEHDWTGFQWLDCGNYEDSVLSFVRKNELFIDDSIVVICNLTPVVRSNYLLGVPDGGFWEEIFNSDSHEYWGSNQGNMGGVHSQDTPWNGMEKSISITLPPLGVVAFKRRP; translated from the coding sequence ATGGCAGCCGGAAAAGTAGTGCACGGAATTTCAGTATTTACCGAACACGACGTGTACCTTTATAAAGAAGGCAATCATTTCCGCCTTTATGACAAGATGGGGTCTCATGTCAGGACTGTAAACGGGGAAACCGGGGTGAATTTCGCGGTATGGGCGCCAAACGCAAAACACGTTTCTGTAATAGGTAATTTTAACAATTGGGATTCCACCGCGCACGCCCTTACAATGCGCTGGGATGATTCCGGAATCTGGGAAGGTTTTATTCCGGGGATAGGCAAAGGCGAAATATACAAATATCACATCGTAAGCAATCATAATGATTACCGCGCTGATAAGGGCGACCCGTTTGGGCTATCCTGGGAAATCGCGCCAAAAACGGCGTCTGTGGTATGGGATACCGATTACAACTGGTCAGATGATGAATGGATGAAAGAACGGCACAAGAAAAACGCGCTTAACGCGCCCATGTCCATATATGAAGTGCACCTTGGAAGCTGGCGCAAAACAGGCGACGGCCTTGAATCGCTTGGCTACAAAGAAACCGCGCTCCAGCTGGCGGAATACTGCAAGTATATGGGCTTTACCCACGTGGAATTAATGCCGGTTATGGAACACCCGTTTTTTGCTTCGTGGGGTTATCAGGTTGTAGGTTTTTTTGCGCCCACTTCGCGCTACGGCACGCCGCAGGATTTTATGTATTTTGTGGAACACATGCATAAGAACGGCATTGGCGTAATACTTGACTGGGTGCCTTCGCATTTTCCGTCTGATGAATACGGCCTTATGTATTTTGACGGCACGCATTTATATGAACACGCTGACCCGCGTCAGGGATTTCACCCGGACTGGGGTTCCGCCATATTTAATTATGGAAGGCACGAAGTAATAAATTTCTTAATCTCTAACGCGCTTTTCTGGCTGGATAAATATCACATAGACGGCCTGCGTGTTGACGCGGTGGCTTCCATGCTTTATCTGGACTATTCGCGCAAAGAAGGCGAATGGATACCGAACAAATTCGGGGGCAGGGAAAACTTAGAGGCTATTGATTTTTTAAAGAAATTCAACGAGACGGTTTATAAAGAATATCCTGACACGCAGACAATAGCGGAAGAGTCCACGTCATGGCCCATGGTCACAAGGCCGCTTTACGCCGGCGGGCTTGGGTTTGGTTTTAAATGGAACATGGGCTGGATGAATGATACGCTTTCATATTTTTCCAAGGACACAGTTTACAGAAAATGGCACCAGAACAACCTTACTTTTTCAATGATGTACGCGTTTACCGAAAACTTTATGCTGCCATTGTCCCATGATGAAGTGGTGCATTTAAAAGGGTCTTTAATAAAAAAGATGCCGGGTGATGACTGGCAGAAATTTGCCAACCTTCGCGCGCTTTTATCTTACATGTGGTTTCATCCCGGAAAGAAAATGCTGTTTATGGGCGATGAATTCGGACAGTGGGAAGAGTGGAACGTGAATGTAAGTTTAAACTGGGAATCAGCCGGGTATTACAACCATGACGGCGTAAAGAAAATGGTTAAAAAACTTAATGAACTTTATGTTAGCGAACCCGGGCTTAATAAACACGAGCACGACTGGACCGGCTTTCAGTGGCTGGACTGCGGAAATTACGAAGACTCTGTGCTTTCTTTTGTCAGAAAAAACGAACTTTTCATAGACGATTCCATAGTGGTAATATGCAACTTAACCCCTGTTGTCAGGTCCAATTACCTGCTTGGCGTACCGGACGGCGGCTTCTGGGAAGAGATATTTAATTCTGATTCCCATGAATACTGGGGAAGCAATCAGGGCAATATGGGCGGAGTGCATTCACAGGACACCCCGTGGAACGGAATGGAAAAATCCATCTCTATTACACTGCCGCCTTTGGGCGTAGTGGCGTTTAAGCGCAGGCCGTAA
- a CDS encoding GNAT family N-acetyltransferase gives MPGGKKPSLIKVKGKEHTGRLLTLINEIWPEHYTPIIGEAQVKYMLETYQSEERIIKEIHDGAEYYILSLNGTDAGYMALENKGSAMYLSKLYVVNRLRNQGLGKFMSEFAEKRTKEEGLTRISLNVHKNNKNSIKAYEKMGYMKVREIIKDIGHGFIMDDYIMEKFV, from the coding sequence ATGCCCGGCGGCAAAAAACCTTCACTGATAAAAGTGAAGGGAAAAGAACACACAGGCCGGCTTTTGACACTTATCAATGAAATATGGCCGGAGCATTATACCCCTATCATAGGTGAAGCACAGGTTAAGTATATGCTTGAAACCTATCAATCCGAAGAGCGGATAATAAAAGAAATTCACGACGGCGCGGAGTACTATATCCTTTCCCTCAACGGCACAGACGCCGGCTATATGGCGCTGGAAAATAAGGGCAGCGCGATGTACTTAAGCAAACTGTATGTGGTAAACAGGTTAAGAAATCAGGGGCTGGGAAAGTTTATGAGCGAATTCGCGGAGAAAAGGACAAAAGAAGAAGGGCTTACAAGGATATCTTTAAACGTCCATAAAAACAATAAAAATTCCATTAAGGCGTACGAAAAAATGGGATACATGAAAGTCCGTGAAATAATAAAAGATATAGGGCACGGGTTTATAATGGATGATTATATTATGGAGAAATTTGTTTAG
- a CDS encoding potassium/proton antiporter — MQYSYESVIFVAALLLLISVVLSKASDKIGLPTLLIFIVIGMLAGSEGVFGIHFDDNEIAKGIGIAALSMILFYGGMDTKWAMIKPVLKEGVLLATMGVLMTAGITGGLLHFLLKMPLIDSMLLGAIVSSTDAAAVFSILRSKGINLKGNLKPLLELESGSNDPMAVFLTIGIIGVMTGSHSSPLSLIPSFFVEMAIGLAAGVIFGRLMVEFINRINLEYDGLYPVLTMALVIILYMVTTHIKGNGYLSVYVAGIVLGNRTFIHKNNLIRFHDGVAWLMQIVIFLMLGLLVFPSKVIPVAGDGIIAGIVLIFLARPAAVFACLSFSRLNNKEKLMISWVGLRGAVPVILAIFPLTAGVPGAEKIFNIVFFTVLLSALLQGSTISLVSRWLGLEEPLKNRKKAPIEMDALAGVNADLNEVMIPFGSVAVGKRLFEIGIPKGALVTLISRDEQFIIPDGGTVLESGDVMLVMADKTALKTIERNVFVQKKMEPEKDEEGDTQ; from the coding sequence ATGCAGTATTCGTATGAATCAGTAATTTTTGTAGCCGCGCTTTTGCTGCTTATAAGTGTGGTGCTAAGCAAAGCGTCTGATAAGATAGGCCTTCCCACGCTTCTTATATTTATAGTTATCGGAATGCTGGCCGGTTCAGAGGGTGTTTTTGGAATACACTTTGATGATAATGAAATCGCCAAGGGTATAGGTATTGCCGCTTTGTCCATGATACTTTTCTATGGCGGTATGGACACAAAGTGGGCAATGATAAAGCCTGTTTTAAAAGAAGGCGTGCTGCTTGCCACGATGGGAGTTTTAATGACCGCCGGTATTACAGGCGGTTTGCTGCACTTTTTGCTTAAAATGCCGCTTATTGATTCGATGCTGCTTGGCGCTATAGTCTCTTCAACTGACGCGGCGGCTGTGTTTTCAATATTACGTTCTAAAGGGATTAATTTAAAAGGCAATTTAAAACCGCTGTTAGAACTTGAATCCGGCAGTAACGACCCTATGGCTGTGTTTTTAACAATCGGCATAATTGGCGTAATGACAGGAAGCCATTCTTCGCCGCTTTCTTTAATTCCGTCATTTTTTGTTGAAATGGCAATAGGCCTTGCCGCGGGAGTGATATTCGGCAGGCTTATGGTTGAATTTATTAACCGTATTAACCTTGAATATGACGGCCTTTATCCGGTGCTGACAATGGCGCTTGTAATAATCCTTTACATGGTGACAACACACATAAAAGGCAACGGGTACTTAAGTGTTTATGTTGCGGGTATTGTCCTTGGAAACAGGACGTTTATTCATAAAAATAACCTTATTCGTTTTCATGACGGTGTGGCGTGGCTTATGCAGATTGTAATATTCCTTATGCTGGGGCTGCTTGTTTTTCCTTCTAAAGTCATACCGGTGGCGGGGGATGGAATTATAGCGGGTATAGTGCTTATTTTCCTGGCAAGGCCGGCGGCTGTTTTTGCGTGCCTTTCTTTTTCCAGACTTAATAATAAAGAAAAATTGATGATATCTTGGGTGGGATTAAGGGGCGCTGTCCCGGTTATATTGGCCATATTTCCACTTACTGCCGGTGTGCCGGGAGCGGAAAAAATATTTAATATAGTTTTCTTTACCGTATTATTATCCGCGCTTCTTCAGGGAAGTACAATTTCTCTTGTCTCGCGGTGGCTTGGGCTTGAAGAACCGCTTAAAAACAGAAAGAAAGCCCCGATTGAAATGGATGCGCTTGCCGGTGTTAACGCGGATTTAAACGAAGTCATGATACCCTTTGGATCGGTCGCGGTGGGAAAAAGGCTTTTTGAAATAGGCATACCAAAGGGCGCGCTTGTGACCCTTATATCAAGGGATGAACAGTTTATAATACCGGACGGCGGCACGGTTTTAGAATCCGGGGATGTTATGCTTGTCATGGCGGACAAGACAGCTTTAAAAACTATAGAACGGAATGTTTTTGTGCAGAAAAAAATGGAGCCTGAAAAAGATGAAGAAGGTGATACACAATGA
- a CDS encoding DUF1016 domain-containing protein, which produces MGKIKMKMTGYKKFYEEIKARVVSARISAARSIDRESISMYWDIGKEIVEKQAKYKWGDSVVKRLSNDLTNEFGNSHGFSPHNLWRMRLFYLEYKDSAKVARLVLLLSWGKNILIMQKVKDIKEREYYINTCIENGWTHNVLLNQIKSDAYRYSLKAGKQNNYTKALPANLAEQADESMKSVYNLGFLGITKPVLERKLEKRLVERVKCFMLELGAGFCFIGNQYRLTLDGTEYFIDLLFFNRKLKSLVAIELKTGKFQPEYAGKMDFYLNLLNDRAKYDGENPAIGIILCADKSKITVEYALKNTKNPVGVAEYRLTNRMPDELKQIMPPEKELKEGIEKERDDFMLEEAKAKYGESAAFKKTIIT; this is translated from the coding sequence ATGGGGAAAATTAAAATGAAGATGACAGGATATAAAAAGTTTTATGAAGAAATAAAGGCCAGGGTAGTATCTGCCAGAATAAGCGCTGCCAGGTCCATAGACAGGGAATCTATCTCTATGTATTGGGATATAGGGAAAGAAATTGTTGAAAAACAAGCCAAATATAAATGGGGGGATTCTGTTGTTAAAAGACTGTCTAATGACCTGACAAATGAGTTTGGCAACAGTCATGGATTTTCACCGCATAATTTATGGAGAATGAGACTATTTTACCTGGAATACAAAGATAGCGCAAAAGTAGCACGACTTGTGCTACTTTTGTCATGGGGTAAAAACATACTGATTATGCAGAAGGTTAAGGATATAAAAGAGAGGGAATACTATATAAATACATGTATTGAAAATGGATGGACACACAATGTTTTACTTAATCAGATTAAATCCGATGCTTACAGATATTCTTTAAAGGCAGGGAAACAGAATAATTACACAAAAGCTTTGCCTGCAAATTTGGCCGAGCAGGCTGACGAATCAATGAAGAGTGTTTATAATCTGGGTTTTTTAGGTATCACAAAACCGGTACTTGAAAGAAAGCTTGAAAAACGGCTGGTTGAGAGGGTGAAGTGTTTTATGCTGGAACTTGGTGCGGGGTTTTGTTTCATCGGCAACCAGTACAGGCTGACGCTTGACGGGACAGAGTATTTTATAGATTTGTTGTTTTTCAACCGTAAACTGAAAAGTCTTGTGGCGATAGAACTTAAAACAGGTAAGTTTCAGCCTGAATACGCGGGAAAGATGGACTTTTATCTGAACCTGCTGAATGACCGGGCAAAATACGATGGTGAAAATCCGGCAATAGGCATAATACTTTGTGCCGATAAGAGTAAGATTACGGTTGAGTATGCCTTAAAAAATACCAAAAATCCTGTTGGTGTGGCTGAATACAGGCTGACTAACAGGATGCCGGATGAACTAAAGCAGATAATGCCGCCGGAGAAAGAACTGA
- a CDS encoding adenylosuccinate synthase: MPADVIIGSQWGDEGKGKIVDLFSEKYDVIVRYQGGANAGHTVIIGNKKYIMHLLPSGILHGNKLNIIGNSVVLDLNALVEEINGLKAQGIKITSKNLIISDNAHVVLPYHKAIDKAREGKKTGDKKIGTTGRGIGPAYTDKYTRTGIRVRDLFKTKTLEEKVTENLDEKNFLLKEFYGAEPVSKKMVMDELAKLSKIIKPFVGDTSSVINAAHKKGKKILFEGAQGALLDIDFGTYPFVTSSNPTIGGVMTGAGISHKVINKVWGITKAYQTRVGNGPMPTEMDEKTGEKTRKEGGEFGATTGRPRRCGWLDLVALKYVCELNGLTDIILTKIDVLSIFDEIKVCTEYMVKGKKTKSFVADGEELYSAKPVYKTLKGWGADLSKIKKYAQMPATVKKYIKFIEDYTGVKVSIVSVGPEREQIIIK, from the coding sequence ATGCCTGCAGATGTTATAATAGGTTCGCAGTGGGGAGATGAAGGAAAAGGAAAGATAGTTGACCTTTTTTCGGAGAAATATGACGTTATAGTGCGCTATCAGGGCGGCGCTAACGCCGGCCATACGGTAATCATAGGAAATAAAAAATACATAATGCACCTTCTGCCTTCCGGTATCCTTCACGGCAACAAACTTAATATAATCGGAAACAGCGTTGTACTGGACTTAAACGCGCTGGTGGAAGAAATAAACGGGTTAAAGGCGCAGGGGATAAAAATCACATCCAAGAACCTTATCATCAGTGATAACGCGCATGTGGTTCTGCCGTACCATAAGGCAATTGACAAAGCAAGGGAAGGCAAAAAGACAGGCGATAAAAAAATAGGCACGACAGGCCGCGGAATTGGGCCCGCGTATACGGATAAATACACCAGGACAGGCATCAGGGTAAGGGATTTATTTAAAACAAAGACACTTGAAGAAAAAGTCACAGAGAACCTTGATGAAAAGAATTTTTTATTAAAAGAATTTTACGGGGCTGAACCTGTTTCCAAAAAAATGGTTATGGATGAACTTGCAAAGTTAAGCAAAATAATAAAGCCGTTTGTGGGGGACACCTCATCGGTTATTAATGCCGCGCATAAAAAAGGCAAAAAAATTCTTTTTGAAGGCGCGCAGGGAGCCCTATTAGACATAGATTTTGGCACATATCCGTTTGTTACTTCCAGCAACCCCACAATCGGCGGGGTAATGACAGGCGCCGGCATTTCACACAAAGTGATTAATAAAGTATGGGGAATAACAAAAGCTTATCAGACAAGGGTGGGCAACGGGCCTATGCCTACAGAGATGGATGAAAAGACAGGCGAAAAAACAAGAAAAGAAGGCGGCGAGTTTGGCGCGACAACAGGCAGGCCAAGGCGCTGCGGATGGCTTGACCTTGTGGCATTAAAATATGTATGCGAATTAAACGGGCTTACGGATATAATACTTACAAAGATTGATGTTTTATCCATATTTGATGAAATTAAGGTTTGCACAGAGTATATGGTTAAGGGCAAGAAAACAAAGTCTTTTGTGGCCGACGGCGAAGAACTGTATTCCGCGAAACCTGTATATAAGACATTAAAAGGGTGGGGTGCGGACCTGTCAAAGATAAAAAAATACGCACAGATGCCCGCAACCGTGAAAAAATATATTAAATTCATAGAAGATTACACCGGTGTAAAAGTGTCCATAGTTTCAGTGGGGCCGGAACGCGAGCAGATAATAATAAAATAA